A stretch of the Lactuca sativa cultivar Salinas chromosome 9, Lsat_Salinas_v11, whole genome shotgun sequence genome encodes the following:
- the LOC111905918 gene encoding uncharacterized protein LOC111905918, whose amino-acid sequence MVVNICDALLEVLSTHANEHSLPVIAGLFQNIGNKSIVYMHKILLKLAEFMTKASGDVKKHVQECIGCAVIVMKPEKVHEFIPISVDPDELTYSNTWLIPIYRDHVVLSSLGFFIRTIVPLSESFMEACKKVEENSEIRKQFESHARGCLGLLPAFCRYPTDVCESFGSLADHMIKWLKKDVFMIEYVGIALQYLVKGNKGLPFLSGEELFKDWGIEYGKKVEMENMKAMLPWLEEFLKAFIQVFFQLSPEKPPAFVKDTIRCLTLAIKSSKVKVIFRWSLKNVSVDEGRPSNLILELASLFVEATGVDSDDIIYNSIEECLKEGVEDGDAYAALYKILVESSDFRSSKFKQVMDLLLGLKPPKDITSLRWRFLCFKILLVRSMEIFHAGKNIYGIRMLYEIIVRPQDKKSKKVAAEILVETSTIFKKESSPSKPGNYQVFISMIMLLLFWSPYHGKAPSHVKADAVSALSLLVSDDPQICLLMPDVVPSILGLLDKEDNIQVVIDVLGFIEALTVNLPVKYLYDFHADILGGILPWSYVSLHDIKSKVTMILEIMMQKCGPASLKSPVLEQYQDFVMNDFGVTITSPITISNFKHLSSLEGDDDDDDDDDDNNNNNNNNKKKNKKKKKNK is encoded by the exons ATGGTGGTAAACATATGCGATGCACTTTTAGAAGTTCTCAGTACTCATGCAAACGAGCATTCTTTACCTGTCATTGCTGGTTTATTTCAAAATATCGGGAACAAGTCCATTGTCTACATGCACAAGATACTTCTAAAGCTTGCTGAATTTATGACAAAAGCATCTGGTGATGTAAAAAAACAT GTTCAAGAGTGTATCGGGTGTGCGGTAATTGTTATGAAGCCGGAAAAAGTACATGAATTCATACCTATTTCCGTTGATCCCGATGAACTTACTTACTCAAACACATGGTTGATACCTATTTATAGGGATCATGTTGTTCTGTCATCCTTGGGGTTCTTTATTAGAACAATAGTCCCTCTCTCCGAATCTTTCATGGAAGCATGCAAAAAAG TTGAAGAAAACTCAGAAATCAGAAAACAATTTGAGTCTCATGCACGAGGTTGTTTGGGATTACTTCCCGCCTTTTGTCGCTATCCAACTGACGTGTGTGAAAGTTTTGGATCCTTAGCAGATCACATGATTAAATGGCTAAAAAAGGATGTGTTTATGATCGAGTATGTTGGCATAGCTTTGCAG TATCTTGTCAAGGGAAACAAAGGCCTTCCTTTTCTCTCTGGTGaggaacttttcaaagattgggGGATTGAATACGGTAAAAAAGTCGAAATGGAAAACATGAAGGCCATGTTACCATGGTTAGAGGAGTTTTTGAAAGCTTTTATCCAAGTTTTCTTTCAATTGTCCCCTGAGAAACCTCCTGCTTTTGTAAAG GACACGATTAGATGCTTGACACTTGCTATTAAATCTTCAAAAGTAAAAGTGATTTTCCGTTGGTCACTTAAGAATGTTTCTGTAGATGAAGGCAGACCTTCAAATTTGATACTGGAACTTGCATCATTGTTTGTTGAGGCAACTGGAGTTGATTCTGATGATATTATATACAATTCCATCGAAGAGTGTTTAAAG GAAGGGGTAGAGGATGGGGATGCATATGCTGCGCTTTACAAAATCTTGGTG GAATCTTCCGACTTCAGATCTTCAAAGTTTAAGCAAGTTATGGATTTATTACTTGGTTTGAAACCCCCTAAGGATATAACTTCACTTAGATGGCGGTTTTTGTGCTTCAAGATCTTGTTAGTTCGCTCAATGGAG ATATTTCATGCTGGAAAGAACATTTATGGTATTCGTATGCTGTATGAAATCATAGTGAGGCCACAAGAT AAAAAAAGTAAAAAGGTGGCAGCCGAGATCCTTGTAGAGACAAGTACCATTTTCAAAAAAGAATCATCTCCGTCAAAACCAGGAAATTATCAAGTATTCATCAGCATG ATAATGTTGTTACTCTTTTGGAGTCCTTATCACGGAAAAGCTCCTTCTCACGTAAAAGCTGATGCAGTCTCTGCGTTATCACTACTTGTATCTGATGACCCACAAATCTGCCTTCTCATGCCAGATGTTGTGCCATCAATCCTTGGATTGCTGGATAAGGAAGACAACATACAAGTTGTGATA GATGTTTTAGGGTTCATAGAGGCGTTAACTGTCAATCTTCCAGTGAAATACTTGTACGACTTCCATGCTGATATTCTTGGTGGGATTCTTCCATGGTCGTATGTTTCTCTACATGATATCAAATCAAAG GTGACTATGATTTTGGAGATTATGATGCAGAAGTGTGGTCCTGCATCACTCAAATCTCCTGTACTTGAGCAATACCAAGATTTTGTTATGAATGATTTTGGGGTAACAATCACATCACCCATTACCATTAGTAACTTTAAGCACCTGTCATCACTGgaaggagatgatgatgatgatgatg